TAAACATAACTTTTGTGATATACCTCTTGGATTGACAACTCCTATGTGGTAGCTCTTCCCCGTCAACCACATAAAATTTGTGACCATCATAAGAAATGTAAAACCACTTCTCATCCATGTGGATTATATGGCTCATTTCTAGAAATTTTATTTTTGTGATTGGCATTGCATTAAGATCCATAAAATCTGCTGCAACATGTTCAACTATTAAGCACTTCAAAGCATGTTTTAGCCTTTGGTACTTGTTTGCATCCGTGAGGTGAGGATGGAGTGGGCTTGAATGTGGTTTTAATAAACCTTGACATACCCAAGAGTGGACTGTCCCAATACTTACTCCTGTATTTTTTGAGACTCTTTCCATAGTGTCTCTTTGACCCCATTCCAATGTTTTTATATGTTCAACATCAGGAAGTAGTCTTTTCCTATTCTTGTTACCCATTCTTTTGCTCTTGACATCTAATGCTTGACCCACTTCCCTTGTTACTTTTGCAAGTTTCCAAATGTTTGAGATAGTTTTGTCCTTCACACCAAATCTGAGAGCAGCTGCCTTCATATCACCACGGGTGAGCTTCCCTTGTTTCGATTGCTGAAGCAAATAGATTGCCACTTCATGCCTGGAATCTTCAGAGAGGCATTTGGCACCCATTGATTGAAGATTGTGTAATTTTTAgcttttggttttgtaatttATGGTTGAAGTGCTGTAATTTTTTTGGggaacttttttttttcagactGTATTTGCTTCTCTGTTAGAGAAGCTGTAAAAATTTGTGGTGTAAATATTTGTGGTGTAAGCAGTTTCAGTACTTAACTAAGACAGGTTTATCCATATGCAAATTGTGAGTTGATGTTTTTTGGGGTGAAACTGAAAAAATCAGCTCATTTGGTGGGCTTTTTAAACACATGTAATTTTTGGTGGGAAGTTTAATCCTTAATTGTATTGGTAATCCAATCTACTTTTCAACTAATAAAGCAGATTTTTGATAAACCTAAtgtacttttattcattgttTATTTCTTTCTTAAAACTTGTGCAAATTAGATAGggttagtgtggagttgaatggagggagtatctatttaatatttacataagaaatgtactatttattttatctttaatcacaATTTATAACTATTTTATTAccgttattgagagaccgtccCTCAATAGACGTACTCGAAACGAAAATGCAATTTTAACTTGTTGATCTTTAAAAAAAGTGTTTTTTGTAAATAACCCCTTTATATGTTCctctttttacaaataacccccttaTATGTCCATTTTTTGTAATAACCACCTTACTTCCCTCCTAATTCAAAAATTAGCATCCAAACTGAATTACGATGCCGATTTTTATAAAACCCGATCTAATTACAACATTCCGACTctaactaaactaaactacccaAACTACCCTTAATAATTTACACTCATCCAACCCACACCCTCCTATCTCACTCATTCAATCATTTATCCCCAGTTTATCCCCAATTCAATTGTTCATCCTTCATACTCTAAACTGCTCCCTCCTTGGTCCATCGCCAACAGCAAGAATATATGTGTAAGAATTAGCAAGGGTGGACGACTAGAATTATCTACTAGTACgtattaattttattctttttataTTTATAGATGGGAGGATATGTGCGGAAAGAGATCCCATACTACTTTTTAACGTTCTAAGCAATTTGGAAGGATATTATCCTTCAAGAGGAAGATAACTAGCCCTTAGTAGCTAGTTTACCATATCAAGATATTGACTTCGCATCATCATATGACCAACAAACTCATTCGCATAAAACAATTGAATTAGGGATGAAAGATGAATGAGTGAAATAGAAGGGTATGGTTTGGGTGGGTGTAAATTATTAAGGGTAGTTTAGGTAGTTTAGTTTAGTAAAGTCGGAATGTCGTAATTAGATTGGGTTATATAAAAATCGTTATCATAACTCAGTTTGGGGGTGAATTTTTGAAGTAAGTGATAATTAAGGTGGTTATTACAAAAAATAGACATATAAGGGAGTTATTTGTAAAAAGAGGAACATATAAGGAGGTTATTTACAAAaaatacttaaaaaaaaaaaaaaaacagctttTCAACCGAACTCAAAAATCACTGCTCTcttccctcaaaaaaaaaaaatcactacaCTCAGGGAGTGAAGGCGAAAAGGTAAGAGTAATTTCTGTCGATTTTTCACTTTAATAAATATATTGTTCTGGATTTATCGTTTATGCTTGATTTCTGTTATTAATTACTCTGGAATCTGTTCACCTTAGTACTGTAATGTAATCAACAGCTCAATTACAACATTTACTGCTATGTAATTGTGAAATCGTATGATTAATTtttgcatcaactaaaaatataGTTCAAAAACTAGGCAAATATCGCAAAACGTTCTCCATTTTACTGTAAATTTGATTTTGGGTTGAACATTTTGCATAGatttttagtaaaaaaaaaaatcgattttGGGTGATATTACTGTGCTTTCATCTTGCCTGACATTATTACTGATACTATTATTGATATGAGTTTGTGGGTAGTGGCGGATTTAGGAGGGCTAGCAGGGACGGTCGCGCCCTGGTGTACCTTATGGAGTATTGCCCCCTAAATGCTACTGTTTGTGAGTATTTTACCGGAAGCATGAAGAATTTaatttactccctccgtcccaatcatttttttttacctttgattaaattaCCCCTCTTaaagaataaaaaaggttaacaaattactgggacggagggagtaattgatTATGAGTAGGTATTTTGCATAAGGAGGTCAAATTAGTGTGCTTTCATCCCTTAATTTTGCCTACATTGCATTTCAGGCTGAGTCCTGTAAAGGCCATGAAGTCATCTAGAAAACTTGGTAAACATGTAAAAGGCCCTAGAGGTAAAAGTCGTATTGATAGGATCAGTGGTTTACCTGATGAACTACTTGGTCATATTCTCTCGTTTCTACCAACAAGGTGTGCTGTGAGTACAAGTATTCTGTCGACGAGATGGCGGTATCTTTTTACTTTGACTGATTGTCTTTCTTTTGATGATGCACCATGTTTTGCTAATTCCGGAGGAAATAAGAAAATTGAGATAACTCGAAAAAGAAGGTTTAAGAAGTTTGTCTATAAAGTCTTGGAATTGCACCAAATCTCACTAATCAAGAAATTTAGTCTCGTTTGTCGAGGTACCTATAGTAAATCACATTTGAATGCTTGGGTTAGTAATGTAGTACAAAAGGGTGTTCAAGAGATTCATTATTCGGTTGATGTGCCAAAAGATGGGCTGCCTGATGACCTCTTTGTATGCGAAACACTAGTGAGATTGAATATGACAGAGAATGGGTTACATGCTATCAAAACTCCTCTATCACCAAGGTTGCCGAGTCTCAAGATTCTTTATCTAGATCATGTTAGCTTTGCTGATTATGATTCAATGCAAAGATTGTTTTCTAGCTGTGAATTGCTTGAAGAATTGACTCTCAAAATGTGTGATTTATATGTTAGTGGTCATGCTATTATTTCTACCGGAGTACTCAAAGTGCTAACAATAGATGATTGCGCTTTTCATGAAGGTTTGTTTGAGATCGACGCCCCTAATTTGGCATATTTAACTTACAAATGTAATACTGGTGTTAAAATTGTTCCTTCGTGGAAATACTCGTGCTCTCTTGTCAAGGCAGAGCTACACTTCAACTCCCGTTATCAAGTTTTATTTGACCATGCAATATTTGAAGATGCTGCCTATAAAACTACAGAGTTACGACTTTTACCTGACTCAATAAAGGTATATATATATGATGTGTGTTTTCCCCATATTTTTGTCGTTCAATGACATTGCCCAATGGCCTCGAACTCTCAAATGGTTCCTCAAAATGATATGGTAGAGGGTTGTATTTAAGCAGCCTTAACCCTGGTTTTAACGTCAGAGAGAGGTTGTGAGCGATTTTGGTGTGTTCCATCATAATAATAATCAACCAAAGAATAGCTAGTCTTTGGTTTCATTGAAAGTGAAAACTATATAGtttatatttttaaaatattGCTTTTGGTACAGTTTCTTATAACGCGAGAAGATGACGAGGTAATGCCTGATTTTCCTAACCTGACAAGATTACACCTTTGCTACTTCCCTAATGATTCTTGGAAATATGTGACAAGCTTGCTCGACAAATCTCCTCAACTAAAAACTGTCATCTTTGAACAGGTTAGCAATAACTATGTATACCCTTTTGTTAACTTCTTAACCAGTTGATTAGGGATTTTGTCTCACTTTTTCATATGTTATTTCTTCAGGGCCTTCATCGCTACTGTCGCCCAGTGTCACCTCCGATTGAATCTCTAACACCCTTTTTGTGCCATGCGGAAGTGATTGTAGTGCGTAACTTTTGTGGTCATGAGGTTTCACTCGTACTTCTTGGGCATCTTCTTAGAAATGCAAGTGTCCTGAAGAAGTTGACCGTTCATAAACGTCGTTCTGATAAAGTGGAGAAACTACTGCGGATAAGAAGGGATTTGTTGATGCTACCAAAAGCTTCAAGTGACTGTTGTATTGAACTCAAATAGTTTCACAACTCTAAATTTCCATGGCATTCAATTTTCCGCTAATAGCAGAATCTAAAAGATTATCTTCGAGAAAGAATACTGCTATTTTTGAAAGGGTATATTTTCTGATCattaatttaaattaaattaggaaaaaaaaatccGTCATCAGTGACCAGTCTGATGGCAGAGAGATTAGAGAGAATCTGATCATGCTCTTTTGTTGGCTGATTTGAACTgtgcgttttttttttgtattaagTATTTGACTCGTATTAAAAATCGGCTGG
This sequence is a window from Silene latifolia isolate original U9 population chromosome 8, ASM4854445v1, whole genome shotgun sequence. Protein-coding genes within it:
- the LOC141597386 gene encoding F-box protein At4g22280-like yields the protein MKSSRKLGKHVKGPRGKSRIDRISGLPDELLGHILSFLPTRCAVSTSILSTRWRYLFTLTDCLSFDDAPCFANSGGNKKIEITRKRRFKKFVYKVLELHQISLIKKFSLVCRGTYSKSHLNAWVSNVVQKGVQEIHYSVDVPKDGLPDDLFVCETLVRLNMTENGLHAIKTPLSPRLPSLKILYLDHVSFADYDSMQRLFSSCELLEELTLKMCDLYVSGHAIISTGVLKVLTIDDCAFHEGLFEIDAPNLAYLTYKCNTGVKIVPSWKYSCSLVKAELHFNSRYQVLFDHAIFEDAAYKTTELRLLPDSIKFLITREDDEVMPDFPNLTRLHLCYFPNDSWKYVTSLLDKSPQLKTVIFEQGLHRYCRPVSPPIESLTPFLCHAEVIVVRNFCGHEVSLVLLGHLLRNASVLKKLTVHKRRSDKVEKLLRIRRDLLMLPKASSDCCIELK